The Methanoregula boonei 6A8 genome has a window encoding:
- a CDS encoding TetR/AcrR family transcriptional regulator, whose amino-acid sequence MPRVVPEYKEDAKRRIIAAAIDVIAQRGCEGMTVDDVAKKIGVTKGAVYWYFPSKEELMTAVLDSLQAEIRQVTYESFYNRPAEDLLMQIFDRFAVVDPKKRVVFFDMLTLANRNSQVRHAIREYYDGLVATFESAVTREKKKKFIQTQADPHHLALMLAALYSGLQNYDMLMMHQDELRELWREGVRILLKSSYSGTYGEK is encoded by the coding sequence ATGCCCAGGGTCGTCCCGGAGTACAAGGAAGATGCAAAGCGCCGGATCATTGCTGCGGCAATCGATGTGATCGCACAACGCGGCTGCGAAGGTATGACTGTTGACGATGTGGCAAAAAAGATCGGTGTGACCAAGGGCGCGGTCTACTGGTATTTCCCAAGCAAGGAAGAACTCATGACCGCGGTGCTCGACTCGCTCCAGGCAGAGATCAGACAGGTCACGTACGAATCCTTCTACAACCGGCCTGCCGAAGACCTGCTCATGCAGATCTTCGACCGTTTTGCTGTTGTCGACCCAAAGAAGCGGGTGGTGTTTTTTGATATGCTCACCCTCGCAAACCGGAACTCGCAGGTGCGGCATGCCATTCGGGAATATTACGACGGGCTTGTCGCGACCTTCGAGAGTGCAGTCACCCGGGAAAAGAAGAAAAAATTCATCCAGACGCAGGCAGATCCACACCACCTCGCCCTGATGCTTGCTGCCCTCTACTCCGGGCTCCAGAACTACGACATGCTCATGATGCATCAGGACGAACTCAGGGAGCTCTGGAGGGAAGGGGTCAGGATCCTGCTAAAGTCCTCGTATTCGGGAACGTACGGTGAGAAATGA
- a CDS encoding DUF2284 domain-containing protein — protein MELAESHNKKFAFLVEAACRLGAADAKVIPASDVIVENRVTLKCRAGCIGYGKKLTCPPYVPTPDNFRNILSEYRYALLVKFISPAEAEPDVICSIYKYWLDPTAPADMKVAAEKFWKDHFNGTGSFAPMMLELERLAFNAGNPFALAFVNGSCRLCETCNVKGGLCIHPTQARIPEHAVGINMVATAAKAKMPITFPVKGHPELMALLLID, from the coding sequence ATGGAACTCGCAGAATCACATAACAAAAAATTTGCTTTCCTCGTGGAAGCGGCATGCCGGCTCGGGGCCGCTGACGCAAAGGTGATTCCCGCATCGGACGTAATTGTCGAAAACCGTGTGACCTTAAAGTGCCGGGCCGGCTGCATCGGGTACGGTAAAAAACTCACCTGTCCGCCGTACGTCCCAACCCCGGACAATTTCAGAAATATCCTGTCCGAGTACCGGTACGCCCTGCTTGTGAAATTCATATCCCCGGCAGAAGCGGAGCCTGACGTGATCTGCTCGATCTACAAGTACTGGCTTGATCCGACGGCCCCGGCCGACATGAAGGTAGCAGCAGAAAAATTCTGGAAGGATCACTTCAACGGCACCGGATCGTTTGCGCCCATGATGCTCGAACTCGAACGCCTCGCATTCAACGCGGGTAATCCGTTCGCTCTTGCTTTCGTCAATGGCTCGTGCCGGCTCTGCGAGACCTGCAATGTCAAGGGTGGGCTCTGTATCCACCCCACGCAGGCCCGCATCCCCGAGCACGCTGTGGGCATAAACATGGTCGCAACCGCGGCAAAAGCGAAAATGCCGATAACATTCCCGGTCAAAGGGCACCCTGAGCTCATGGCGCTCCTTCTTATCGATTAA
- a CDS encoding MBL fold metallo-hydrolase, whose translation MTNVSLKAADRTEITVLVDNYIDIFVPQATPVDHRLLFDPCRHLMAEHGFSCLVRVFSGKQEHAILMDTGLSRECMAWNARQLKIPLGGIEAVVLSHGHFDHIGGLPAAVSGAGRQVPLVLHPDAFLARRINGKNGIAELPGIDAVALKKAGADILGREGPSTLAAGRLLVTGEIERTTSFETGMPGMEMFDKSAWLPDPIRDDQAIVIKVKDKGLVVLSGCAHAGIANTVKYAQKITGTEKVHAVLGGFHLTGPAFAPRIQPTVAAIKEINPDYVVPMHCTGWDAINQFMAAMPEKCILNTVGTRYIF comes from the coding sequence ATGACCAATGTATCACTCAAAGCCGCGGACCGCACGGAGATCACGGTCCTTGTGGACAACTATATCGATATCTTCGTACCTCAGGCAACACCTGTTGATCACCGGCTCCTGTTCGATCCCTGCCGGCACCTCATGGCAGAGCACGGTTTCTCCTGCCTTGTCCGGGTTTTTTCCGGTAAGCAGGAGCACGCAATCCTCATGGATACCGGGCTCTCGCGGGAATGCATGGCCTGGAACGCACGGCAGCTCAAAATCCCCCTTGGCGGGATCGAGGCAGTTGTTTTGAGCCATGGCCACTTCGACCATATTGGGGGCCTGCCTGCCGCTGTCAGCGGTGCGGGCCGGCAGGTGCCGCTTGTCCTCCACCCGGATGCATTTTTGGCACGGAGGATAAACGGCAAAAACGGCATCGCAGAGCTGCCGGGCATAGATGCCGTAGCGCTCAAGAAGGCCGGGGCCGATATCCTCGGGCGTGAAGGGCCATCCACGCTCGCCGCCGGCCGGCTGCTGGTCACAGGCGAGATAGAGAGAACAACCAGTTTCGAAACCGGGATGCCGGGCATGGAGATGTTTGATAAAAGCGCATGGCTTCCAGACCCGATCCGGGATGACCAGGCAATTGTCATTAAGGTAAAAGACAAAGGTCTTGTCGTGTTGAGCGGCTGTGCCCATGCAGGGATCGCAAACACCGTAAAATACGCGCAGAAGATCACCGGAACAGAAAAGGTCCATGCAGTGCTTGGCGGGTTCCACCTCACCGGCCCGGCCTTTGCGCCACGGATCCAACCGACCGTTGCTGCAATAAAAGAGATCAATCCCGATTACGTAGTACCGATGCACTGCACCGGCTGGGATGCGATCAACCAATTCATGGCCGCAATGCCGGAAAAATGTATCCTGAACACAGTCGGAACGAGATACATATTTTAG
- a CDS encoding type I 3-dehydroquinate dehydratase gives MQIVASLTDPSQAATAQSQGADLLELRFDLMEGDPVDIARRCRAISKLPLIATFRSALEGGRYFGSPEEWAKKIAPVLPLVDYVDIEQQFARKSGLVREAGKAIIASHHTAEMLPLHVLFVLEQELRAYGDIPKIIVTPHNEDELIDLIAFTRAAKKPVCTGVMGSAFRYARAILPLFGSELAYCHAGVPAAEGQYSVAEFVALMKMLS, from the coding sequence ATGCAGATCGTAGCCTCACTTACCGACCCCTCGCAGGCTGCCACGGCCCAGTCGCAGGGAGCAGACCTCCTTGAGCTCCGCTTTGACCTGATGGAAGGGGACCCGGTGGATATCGCGAGGCGGTGCAGAGCGATCTCGAAGCTCCCTCTTATTGCCACCTTCCGCTCGGCACTGGAAGGCGGGCGGTACTTCGGGAGCCCGGAGGAATGGGCCAAAAAGATCGCCCCGGTCCTCCCGCTAGTGGATTACGTAGATATAGAGCAGCAGTTTGCCCGCAAATCCGGCCTGGTAAGGGAAGCCGGAAAAGCGATCATCGCTTCGCACCACACTGCCGAGATGCTCCCGCTCCATGTCCTTTTTGTGCTCGAACAGGAGCTCCGGGCGTACGGCGACATTCCCAAGATCATTGTTACCCCGCATAACGAGGACGAGCTCATCGATCTCATCGCGTTTACCCGTGCAGCAAAAAAACCGGTCTGCACCGGGGTGATGGGGTCGGCATTCCGGTACGCCCGGGCCATCCTCCCGCTCTTTGGCTCGGAGCTCGCGTACTGCCATGCCGGGGTGCCTGCCGCAGAAGGGCAGTACTCGGTTGCAGAGTTTGTGGCATTGATGAAAATGCTCTCCTGA
- a CDS encoding small multi-drug export protein: MEYPAVMAVLRPASGAIGWCALLAFILPLGGAWMLGLSPAAAGALVASAFVIEYGSIPIGIGLGLPAQYVFAAATSIEAGIFLGLFGLLDTIGTASGRVARFLAWIHSLATRSKMFDRYGILGLFPAEIIIGVYLCAPVSWLFGWNKWRSFAITMAGYCVAAAITTLATLGVIHYLFR, from the coding sequence ATGGAATATCCGGCAGTCATGGCAGTGCTCCGGCCCGCATCCGGGGCAATCGGGTGGTGCGCCCTTCTTGCATTCATCCTCCCGCTCGGCGGGGCCTGGATGCTTGGGCTCTCCCCTGCTGCTGCAGGGGCACTGGTCGCAAGTGCCTTTGTGATCGAGTACGGCTCCATCCCGATTGGGATCGGCCTTGGCCTGCCGGCACAGTACGTATTTGCCGCTGCCACAAGCATCGAAGCCGGGATCTTCCTTGGCCTCTTTGGCCTGCTCGACACGATCGGGACTGCCTCGGGGAGAGTTGCCCGGTTCCTTGCATGGATCCACTCGCTTGCCACGCGCTCGAAGATGTTTGACCGGTACGGGATCCTCGGCCTTTTTCCTGCCGAGATCATCATTGGAGTGTACCTCTGTGCCCCGGTCTCATGGCTTTTTGGCTGGAACAAGTGGCGCAGTTTTGCGATCACCATGGCCGGGTACTGCGTTGCCGCCGCGATCACGACCCTTGCCACGCTGGGGGTGATCCACTATCTCTTCCGCTGA